In Zingiber officinale cultivar Zhangliang chromosome 8B, Zo_v1.1, whole genome shotgun sequence, a single genomic region encodes these proteins:
- the LOC122014257 gene encoding WD repeat-containing protein 44-like yields the protein MTTATESTRKQPPRTATNGSPAPAAPQRHHQREEAEQEEEEEGVDGDEVGEEDDDSFFESFDRVPSNVSFLYDLPTDSDDDEDEDDARTSFASAIAPPCHLRGVTFSREEFLQECQKEECGSSGYDYGIWMDEPTSIEERRRRLLQGMGFASGKDLHSSLRIRCRKVPEANGACDSGPMVVSSASPPHRQAVVSRCRSDAELTAPRRPSKPSTMQRSASSPPTFCDRRVRNGSGAADGAGIGGGEQEESGVFRIKNLDTGKELLVSESKKDGDWGFNDLQTGMQLSMEEFEQFLGTSPIVKELMRRVSLDGGAQPLSKEKAIDSPVSAKRSKLGYRKKGSWLKNIKHVANSVTGRSTEKEEKGDIGYKMTRKSTGDGSSELMKVHQHGKSYKELTGLYMSQEIRAHEGSIWSIKFSCDGKYLASAGEDRVVRVWQVRESDILSTPLRRQEARSLRKSTLHESPDRSPLLGSHRTRRNKMFKCKKSLPNYIVLPEVIFSLSEEPICSLEGHLDDVLDLSWSKSQHLLSSSMDKTVRLWNMESKVCLKLFAHNDYVTCIQFNPIDDRYFISGSLDSKVRIWSIPEHHVVDWSDLHEMVTAACYTPDGQAALVGSHKGSCRRYKTFDCKLSQESQIGIRKKKATHAKKITGFQFAPGDPSEVLITSADSRVRVFNGLKMIHKFRGFRNTSSQISASYTSDGKYIICASEDSHVYLWKRETGQVVSSGGRKKAWTTTRSHEYFYCKDVSVAIPWPNAGSNCFPPSFPPFSQRFNQQESLRYTDSQRSTTSLDDIFHNDRSHYPPLPPLPKKSLIEQAQSEEVRKLSYSGGDIGSDSFASGSDSMRCGPVPSSMSEPRNLSSFSSWGWYNGGGGTRTSSSDPSNAWGLIVVTAGLSGNIRIYQNFGMPVRLSRQTNLF from the exons ATGACCACGGCCACCGAATCCACCAGGAAACAACCGCCGAGGACAGCAACAAATGGATCTCCAGCCCCTGCCGCTCCGCAACGTCATCACCAGCGCGAGGAGGCAgagcaggaggaggaggaggagggggtagATGGCGACGAAgtaggagaagaagatgatgattccTTCTTTGAGTCTTTCGATCGCGTCCCTTCCAACGTCTCCTTCCTCTACGATCTACCTACGGATTCTGACGATGATGAGGACGAAGACGATGCTCGCACCTCCTTTGCCTCCGCCATCGCTCCGCCCTGCCACCTCCGCGGCGTCACCTTCTCCCGCGAGGAGTTTCTCCAGGAATGCCAGAAGGAAGAGTGCGGCAGCAGCGGATACGACTACGGAATTTGGATGGACGAGCCCACCTCGATCGAAGAACGCCGGCGGAGGCTCCTCCAGGGAATGGGCTTCGCCAGCGGTAAGGATCTCCATTCCTCCCTGCGGATCCGCTGCCGAAAGGTCCCCGAAGCCAACGGCGCCTGCGATTCGGGTCCCATGGTGGTCTCTTCCGCGTCGCCGCCGCACCGGCAGGCCGTCGTCTCCAGATGCCGATCCGATGCGGAACTGACGGCGCCGCGGCGTCCCTCGAAACCCTCTACCATGCAGCGATCTGCCTCCTCCCCGCCCACTTTTTGCGACCGCCGAGTGCGAAATGGTTCCGGAGCCGCCGACGGCGCTGGAATAGGAGGTGGGGAGCAGGAAGAGAGCGGTGTCTTCCGGATCAAGAACCTTGACACGGGGAAGGAGTTGCTAGTCAGCGAGTCCAAAAAGGACGGAGATTGGGGGTTCAATGATCTCCAGACCGGGATGCAGCTCAGCATGGAGGAGTTCGAGCAATTCCTTGGCACCTCCCCGATCGTGAAGGAGCTAATGCGCCGTGTCAGCTTGGACGGCGGAGCACAGCCGCTGAGCAAAGAAAAGGCCATCGACTCTCCTGTTAGCGCCAAGAGATCGAAATTGGGCTACAGAAAGAAAGGTAGCTGGCTCAAGAATATCAAGCACGTCGCGAACTCTGTCACCGGGCGTAGTaccgagaaggaggagaagggtgATATTGGATATAAAATGACGAGGAAGTCAACGGGCGACGGCTCCTCGGAGCTGATGAAAGTGCATCAACACGGCAAATCCTACAAGGAACTCACCGGACTCTACATGAGCCAGGAGATTCGTGCCCATGAGGGATCCATATGGAGCATCAAATTCAGCTGTGATGGCAAATATTTGGCCAGCGCTGGGGAGGACCGCGTCGTCCGAGTGTGGCAAGTCAGAGAATCCGATATCCTCTCGACGCCCTTGCGGCGTCAAGAGGCTCGCTCCCTCCGTAAATCTACACTGCATGAATCCCCCGACCGTTCCCCCCTCCTTGGATCCCACCGGACAAGGAGGAACAAGATGTTCAAGTGCAAGAAGTCGCTTCCTAACTACATTGTATTGCCGGAGGTTATTTTCTCACTCTCAGAGGAGCCGATTTGCTCATTGGAAGGGCATTTGGACGATGTCTTGGATCTCTCGTGGTCTAAATCGCAG catTTGTTATCCTCCTCAATGGATAAGACGGTCAGATTATGGAACATGGAAAGTAAAGTTTGTCTGAAGTTGTTTGCTCACAACGATTATG TGACATGCATCCAGTTCAACCCAATTGATGATAGGTACTTCATTAGTGGTTCCCTTGATTCAAAAGTTCGGATCTGGAGCATACCAGAGCATCAtgttgttgactggagtgatctCCATGAGATGGTTACAGCTGCATGTTATACACCAGATGGTCAG GCTGCTTTAGTTGGCTCTCATAAAGGTAGCTGCCGGCGCTACAAGACCTTTG ATTGTAAGCTTTCTCAAGAAAGTCAGATAGGCATACGGAAAAAGAAGGCGACACACGCAAAAAAGATTACTGGATTCCAG TTTGCTCCAGGTGATCCATCTGAAGTGTTGATTACCTCAGCTGACTCACGGGTTCGAGTATTCAATGGCCTAAAAATGATTCACAAATTTAGAG GTTTCAGGAATACTAGTAGCCAAATATCTGCATCATATACCTCAGATGGGAAGTATATAATATGCGCAAGTGAGGATTCTCATGTTTATTTATGGAAGAGAGAGACAGGGCAAGTTGTAAGTTCTGGGGGTAGAAAAAAAGCTTGGACTACCACTCGGTCGCACGAGTACTTCTACTGCAAGGATGTATCTGTCGCAATTCCATGGCCAAATGCCGGAAGCAACTGTTTCCCCCCGTCTTTCCCCCCATTTTCACAGAGATTCAATCAGCAGGAATCCCTCAGATATACTGACTCCCAGCGATCTACGACCTCACTCGATGACATCTTCCACAATGACAGGAGTCATTATCcacctcttccacctcttccaaAGAAGAGTTTGATAGAGCAGGCACAATCGGAGGAGGTCAGGAAGTTGTCTTATTCAGGTGGAGACATTGGGAGTGACTCGTTTGCTTCAGGTTCTGATTCTATGAGGTGTGGTCCAGTGCCCTCGTCGATGTCAGAGCCCAGAAATTTGTCTTCTTTCTCCTCATGGGGATGGTACAACGGTGGTGGCGGTACCAGGACAAGCAGCAGCGATCCTTCAAATGCATGGGGCTTAATCGTCGTCACCGCTGGCCTGAGTGGAAACATCAGGATCTACCAGAACTTTGGCATGCCAGTTCGCCTCAGCAGACAAACCAATCTATTTTGA
- the LOC122014258 gene encoding uncharacterized protein LOC122014258 gives MDPQIFYRLSIGSLGLRLPAETLKDRPGAVHAYSNCLCDIRLGDHPIQRTRVPFVSSPQDSPDANSNLIVFYLEESDVKTLTPKACLQVVVYMGKQGSHCGLTSRRQIIGRLRLEIGLERGLEKPALLHNGWVGVGKNKGERLRHGPELHLKVRMDPDPRYVLKFEDETTLSPQIVQQQGTVKQPIFSCKFVKDRRSTPLDMANTSDEDHGGAEKRERKGWKVMIHDLSGSAVAAAFMATPFVPSSGCDRVDRSNPGAWLILHPSPASSAESWHLWGRLEAWREAGPRDTICLRLHILSEGQETGILVSDVAISSDKGGEFFIDMDRRVPVNSSPAGRLEGSTQGLCSASLEAITGGFVMNCKVQGEDKCSKPLVHLAARHIACVQDAAIFIALAAAVDLSIRACRPFGRKANKGLCHALYS, from the exons ATGGATCCACAAATTTTCTACAGATTGTCGATTGGGTCCCTGGGACTACGATTACCAGCGGAGACGTTGAAGGATAGGCCAGGTGCAGTTCATGCATATTCTAACTGTCTGTGTGATATTCGCCTTGGGGATCATCCCATTCAAAGAACAAGAGTACCCTTTGTCTCATCCCCTCAAGACAGTCCTGATGCTAACAGCAATCTTATTGTATTCTATCTCGAGGAATCTGATGTCAAAACACTGACCCCAAAAGCGTGCCTTCAGGTTGTTGTGTACATGGGTAAGCAGGGCTCACACTGTGGTCTCACAAGTAGAAGGCAGATAATTGGGCGTCTCAGACTAGAAATAGGACTTGAACGGGGTTTGGAGAAACCAGCCCTGCTTCATAATGGTTGGGTCGGTGTGGGGAAGAACAAAGGTGAGAGATTGAGACATGGACCAGAGCTTCACTTGAAGGTGAGGATGGATCCTGATCCCAGATATGTTTTAAAATTCGAAGACGAGACTACCTTGAGCCCGCAAATTGTTCAGCAACAGGGTACTGTCAAGCAGCCTATATTTAGCTGCAAGTTTGTTAAAGATCGAAG ATCTACGCCACTGGACATGGCAAACACAAGCGATGAGGACCATGGCGGCGccgaaaagagggagagaaaaggcTGGAAGGTAATGATCCATGACCTCTCCGGCTCAGCTGTAGCTGCTGCTTTCATGGCGACTCCATTTGTTCCGTCATCAGGCTGTGACCGAGTCGATCGTTCCAACCCGGGTGCTTGGCTCATACTCCACCCCAGTCCAGCCAGCTCCGCTGAGAGTTGGCACCTGTGGGGGCGCCTCGAGGCATGGAGAGAGGCTGGTCCAAGAGACACAATTTGCCTTCGGCTCCACATTCTTTCAGAAGGCCAGGAGACTGGCATCCTCGTTTCGGATGTAGCGATAAGCAGTGATAagggaggagagttcttcatcgACATGGACCGGCGTGTGCCAGTCAATAGTTCTCCTGCGGGAAGGCTGGAGGGCAGCACACAGGGGCTTTGTTCAGCATCTTTAGAAGCTATCACCGGTGGTTTCGTGATGAACTGCAAGGTGCAGGGGGAAGATAAGTGTAGCAAGCCATTGGTTCACCTGGCAGCGCGACACATTGCCTGTGTGCAGGATGCAGCTATCTTCATCGCACTCGCAGCTGCTGTCGATCTTAGCATCAGGGCGTGCAGGCCATTCGGGAGGAAGGCGAACAAGGGCCTTTGCCATGCCTTGTATTCCTAG